In a single window of the Niabella ginsenosidivorans genome:
- a CDS encoding glycoside hydrolase family 2 TIM barrel-domain containing protein, whose amino-acid sequence MNLLTKICALLFLVSPLFLKAQRAETLMEKNWKFTREDDSAFSSAGYNDTQWQTVHVPHDWAICGPFSKENDQQETIIRQDGQKEARVMAGRTGGLPFTGVGWYRTHFKSPVDLRNKSVTLLFDGAMSNATVFVNGKKAGNWPYGYNSFYLDVTPYLNPEGDNVVAVRLENLPESSRWYPGAGLYRNVHLIVTGKTHIPVWGTYITTPEADEQQAKVVIRTKIEQPADAELSLQTAIADAAGNIIKTVTTRLTGSPDSGYLQELNITRPSLWYPEHPYLYKVYSRLYKKGRLVDVYTTSFGIRSISLVPGKGFFLNGKNIKFKGVCNHHDLGPLGAAMNEAAIRRQVRILKDMGANAIRTSHNMPAPELVKACDEMGMLLMAESFDEWETPKMKNGYHLFFKDWAEKDLVNLVHHYRNNPSVVLWSIGNEIPDQGTARGRELAKYLQDICHREDPTRPVTQGMDNMPAALANGMAQLMDIPGFNYRTFLYQKDFPELPQQLLLGTETVSTVSSRGIYEFPVARYAMKTYPNHQSSSYDLEYCSWSDLPEDNFIMQDDLRYAMGEFVWTGFDYLGEPTPYYYDWPNHSSLFGIIDLAGIPKDRFYLYRSLWQKKKETLHILPHWNWPGKEGQVIPVFVYTSYPSAELFINGKSQGRRTKDTSFTVFNTGDEASAKKLDRQKRYRLMWMDTRYEPGVVKVVAYDKNNRPVAEQEMRTAGKPDHIELAADRTTIKADGKDISFITVKIVDRQGNFCSQETRTIHFKASGSGTYKAAANGNPISLEPFQAPQMQLFSGQLTALVQSSETPGIITFEASAEGVKSGTLKIRTSK is encoded by the coding sequence ATGAACCTGTTGACAAAGATCTGTGCACTGCTGTTTCTGGTAAGCCCCCTGTTCCTGAAGGCGCAACGGGCCGAGACCCTGATGGAAAAGAACTGGAAATTTACCCGGGAAGATGACAGCGCATTCAGCAGTGCCGGTTATAATGACACCCAATGGCAAACAGTGCATGTGCCTCATGACTGGGCGATCTGTGGCCCGTTTAGTAAGGAAAACGATCAACAGGAAACGATCATCCGGCAGGACGGCCAGAAAGAAGCAAGAGTAATGGCCGGCCGTACAGGAGGCCTTCCTTTTACCGGCGTTGGCTGGTACCGTACGCATTTTAAAAGCCCCGTTGACCTGCGCAATAAAAGCGTTACCCTTTTATTTGACGGGGCCATGAGCAATGCAACCGTTTTTGTAAACGGGAAAAAAGCCGGTAACTGGCCCTATGGCTATAATTCTTTTTACCTGGATGTTACTCCTTACCTGAACCCGGAAGGTGATAATGTAGTGGCGGTCCGTTTAGAGAACCTCCCGGAGTCTTCGCGCTGGTATCCGGGCGCAGGGCTTTACAGGAATGTGCACCTGATCGTTACCGGTAAAACGCATATTCCCGTTTGGGGAACCTATATTACAACACCGGAAGCAGATGAGCAGCAGGCAAAAGTGGTGATCCGTACAAAAATTGAACAGCCAGCTGATGCAGAGCTTTCTCTTCAAACAGCTATTGCAGATGCAGCAGGAAACATCATTAAAACAGTAACAACCCGTTTGACCGGCAGCCCGGACTCCGGATACCTGCAGGAGCTCAACATCACCAGGCCTTCCTTATGGTACCCGGAACACCCTTATTTGTATAAAGTATATTCCAGGCTGTATAAAAAAGGCCGGCTGGTGGATGTTTATACCACTTCCTTTGGTATCCGCTCTATCAGCCTTGTACCTGGTAAAGGATTTTTCCTGAACGGGAAGAATATTAAATTCAAAGGGGTTTGTAACCACCATGATCTGGGCCCGCTTGGGGCTGCAATGAACGAAGCTGCCATCCGCCGGCAGGTAAGAATTCTGAAGGATATGGGAGCCAATGCCATCCGTACCTCCCATAATATGCCCGCACCTGAGCTGGTAAAAGCCTGTGATGAAATGGGCATGCTGCTGATGGCAGAAAGCTTTGATGAATGGGAAACTCCCAAGATGAAGAACGGGTACCATTTATTTTTTAAGGACTGGGCAGAAAAAGACCTGGTGAACCTGGTGCATCATTACCGCAATAATCCCAGTGTGGTGCTATGGTCTATCGGAAATGAAATACCGGACCAGGGTACTGCCAGGGGGCGGGAACTGGCAAAGTACCTGCAGGATATATGCCACCGGGAAGACCCTACAAGACCAGTAACCCAGGGTATGGATAATATGCCGGCAGCACTTGCAAACGGTATGGCCCAGTTAATGGATATACCGGGTTTTAACTATCGCACTTTTTTGTATCAGAAAGATTTTCCGGAACTGCCCCAGCAGCTCCTGTTGGGAACAGAAACTGTATCTACTGTAAGTTCCAGGGGCATTTACGAATTCCCGGTTGCCCGTTATGCTATGAAAACCTATCCCAATCACCAGTCTTCATCATATGACCTGGAATATTGCTCATGGTCAGATCTGCCGGAAGATAACTTTATCATGCAGGACGATCTGCGGTACGCTATGGGAGAGTTTGTATGGACAGGCTTTGATTATTTGGGTGAGCCCACTCCTTATTATTATGACTGGCCCAATCATAGTTCGCTGTTCGGGATCATTGACCTGGCCGGTATTCCCAAGGACCGGTTTTACCTGTACAGGAGTCTGTGGCAAAAAAAGAAGGAAACATTGCATATACTGCCACACTGGAACTGGCCGGGAAAGGAAGGGCAGGTGATCCCTGTTTTTGTATATACGAGTTACCCTTCGGCGGAATTATTTATTAACGGCAAAAGCCAGGGCAGAAGGACAAAGGATACTTCTTTTACGGTATTTAACACCGGTGATGAAGCTTCCGCAAAAAAACTGGATCGTCAGAAACGCTACCGGCTGATGTGGATGGATACAAGGTATGAACCCGGTGTTGTAAAAGTAGTTGCCTATGACAAAAATAACCGGCCGGTTGCGGAACAGGAAATGCGCACCGCCGGAAAGCCGGATCATATTGAGCTTGCGGCGGATCGCACAACAATAAAGGCCGATGGAAAAGATATTTCATTTATCACCGTAAAGATCGTTGACAGGCAGGGAAATTTTTGTTCGCAGGAAACAAGGACCATTCATTTTAAAGCAAGCGGATCCGGTACCTATAAAGCCGCGGCTAATGGAAACCCCATCAGCCTTGAACCGTTCCAGGCTCCGCAGATGCAGCTATTCAGCGGACAATTGACCGCACTGGTGCAATCGTCCGAAACGCCCGGTATTATTACATTTGAAGCTTCCGCAGAAGGGGTGAAAAGTGGCACCCTAAAGATCCGTACATCAAAATGA
- a CDS encoding NUDIX hydrolase, with translation MKWKTLASEYLFKDLWFTVRKDRCETPGGKIVDPYYVYEFPTWVTAFALTENNEVLLERQYRQGIGETHYEIPGGCVDDTDASLEAAIRRELMEETGYEFSNYEYLGKTCANPSTNNNWMHMFLATGGKKTGEQHLDPNEEIHIELVGMEQFKEMLRANRFIQSMHVTCMFYALQRLGIMQF, from the coding sequence ATGAAATGGAAGACACTTGCTTCCGAATACTTATTTAAAGATCTCTGGTTTACCGTTCGTAAAGACCGGTGCGAAACGCCCGGTGGTAAGATCGTTGATCCTTATTATGTATATGAGTTTCCTACCTGGGTAACGGCTTTTGCGCTTACTGAAAATAACGAGGTATTGCTGGAAAGGCAATACCGGCAGGGGATAGGGGAAACCCATTATGAAATTCCGGGCGGGTGTGTGGATGATACAGACGCCAGCCTGGAAGCAGCCATCAGGAGAGAGCTGATGGAAGAAACCGGATATGAATTTTCAAATTATGAATACCTGGGTAAAACCTGTGCCAATCCTTCTACCAATAATAACTGGATGCATATGTTCCTGGCAACCGGTGGTAAAAAAACGGGAGAGCAACACCTGGATCCTAACGAAGAAATTCACATTGAGCTGGTAGGCATGGAGCAGTTTAAAGAAATGCTGCGCGCCAACCGGTTCATACAATCCATGCATGTAACCTGTATGTTTTATGCCTTGCAAAGATTGGGCATCATGCAATTCTGA
- a CDS encoding FKBP-type peptidyl-prolyl cis-trans isomerase, whose protein sequence is MNNKIEAQKEAGRKFLEENKNKEGVQVLPEGIQYEVLKEGEGRQPLVSNSVTAHYRGALLDGTEFDSSFKRNQPFTAPLSALIKGWQIAIPLMKEGSHWRLWIPSDLAYGDRGAGSDIPGGATLLFEVELLQVH, encoded by the coding sequence ATGAATAATAAAATTGAAGCCCAAAAAGAAGCGGGAAGAAAATTCCTGGAAGAAAATAAGAACAAAGAAGGCGTACAGGTGCTGCCGGAAGGCATTCAATATGAAGTGCTCAAAGAAGGAGAAGGCCGGCAACCTTTGGTGAGCAATTCCGTTACGGCACATTATCGTGGTGCTTTGCTGGATGGAACGGAGTTTGACAGCTCCTTTAAAAGGAACCAACCGTTTACTGCCCCGCTGAGCGCTTTGATCAAAGGCTGGCAGATCGCTATTCCCCTGATGAAAGAAGGCAGTCACTGGCGCTTGTGGATCCCGTCTGATCTGGCTTATGGCGACAGGGGAGCAGGGAGTGATATTCCCGGTGGCGCTACGCTGCTGTTTGAAGTAGAGTTGTTACAGGTACATTGA
- a CDS encoding ABC transporter ATP-binding protein, whose product MATPIISVKDLVKNYDGFMAVKGISFDVYEGEIFGLLGPNGAGKSTTLEIIETLRKKTSGTVAVSGFDLDKNPDNIKNVIGVQLQASGYYPGLNLLQLVELFGGLYNRTVDGMELLKTVNLEEKAKAKFKDLSGGQKQRFSVATTLINKPRVIFLDEPTTGLDPQARRNLWELIRKINAEGTTIIITTHYMDEAEYLCNRIAIVDSGEIVAMDTPDNLIDHLVASGFERSKQVKKANLEDVFIQLTGKNLRED is encoded by the coding sequence ATGGCAACTCCCATTATTTCTGTAAAGGACCTTGTAAAGAATTATGATGGTTTTATGGCGGTTAAAGGCATCTCTTTTGACGTGTATGAAGGAGAGATCTTCGGGCTGCTGGGACCCAACGGCGCCGGTAAGTCCACAACACTTGAGATCATAGAAACACTGCGGAAAAAAACAAGCGGAACAGTTGCCGTTTCCGGATTTGACCTGGATAAGAACCCGGACAATATCAAAAATGTGATCGGCGTTCAGCTGCAGGCCAGCGGGTATTACCCGGGGCTGAACCTTCTGCAGCTGGTGGAACTATTCGGGGGGCTATATAACCGTACAGTAGATGGAATGGAACTCCTGAAAACAGTGAACCTGGAGGAAAAAGCAAAAGCAAAATTTAAAGACCTGAGCGGGGGACAGAAACAACGCTTCTCTGTTGCCACCACCCTCATTAATAAACCCAGGGTTATTTTTTTAGATGAGCCAACCACCGGCCTGGATCCCCAGGCAAGGAGAAACCTTTGGGAGCTGATCCGGAAGATCAATGCAGAGGGCACTACGATCATTATCACCACGCATTATATGGATGAAGCAGAATACCTGTGCAACCGTATTGCTATTGTAGATTCCGGCGAAATAGTGGCTATGGACACACCGGATAACCTCATCGATCATTTGGTGGCCTCTGGCTTTGAACGCTCCAAACAGGTAAAGAAAGCCAACCTGGAAGATGTCTTTATTCAGTTAACAGGAAAGAACCTGAGAGAAGATTAA